Proteins from one Akkermansiaceae bacterium genomic window:
- a CDS encoding MoxR family ATPase codes for MSAQATAQRLETAVCSIIKGQQNVIRRVLACMVAGGHVLLEDYPGTGKTTLAKAIARAIRGTTFKRVQFTPDLLPSDILGISVLDPKSQEFRFHPGPIFTDILLADEINRASPRTQSALLEAMGERQATIEGERHLLDGVFFVIATQNPVEFRGTYPLPEAQMDRFAMQCALGYVSAEEEAQILADQMEVHPVDVLEPVASREEVLELMEASKHVRFSAELRHYVVSLVAATRGRTDVQLAASPRASLALMKISQSLALFEGHDFVSPEIIQAVAADVIAHRLVLSPEARYSGITARRIVADIIEETPVPV; via the coding sequence ATGTCCGCCCAGGCCACCGCCCAACGTCTCGAAACCGCCGTTTGCTCCATCATCAAGGGCCAACAGAATGTGATCCGCCGGGTGCTGGCGTGCATGGTGGCGGGGGGGCACGTGCTGCTGGAGGACTACCCTGGCACGGGCAAGACCACCTTGGCCAAAGCCATCGCCAGGGCCATCCGTGGCACCACCTTCAAGCGGGTGCAGTTCACGCCGGACCTGCTGCCGTCGGACATCCTCGGCATTTCCGTGCTGGATCCGAAAAGCCAGGAGTTCCGCTTCCACCCCGGCCCCATCTTCACGGACATCCTGCTGGCGGATGAGATCAACCGCGCGTCCCCGCGGACGCAGAGCGCGCTGCTGGAGGCCATGGGCGAAAGGCAGGCCACCATCGAGGGCGAGCGCCACCTGCTGGATGGTGTTTTCTTCGTCATCGCCACGCAGAACCCGGTGGAGTTCCGCGGCACCTATCCGCTGCCGGAGGCGCAGATGGACCGCTTCGCCATGCAGTGTGCGCTGGGCTATGTTTCCGCGGAGGAGGAGGCGCAGATCCTGGCGGACCAGATGGAGGTGCACCCGGTGGATGTGCTGGAACCCGTGGCCAGCCGGGAGGAAGTGCTGGAGCTGATGGAGGCGTCGAAGCACGTGCGCTTCAGCGCGGAGCTGCGCCACTACGTGGTCTCCCTGGTGGCGGCCACCCGCGGCAGGACGGACGTACAGCTCGCCGCCAGCCCGCGCGCCTCCCTGGCGCTCATGAAAATTTCCCAGTCCCTCGCCCTGTTCGAGGGCCATGACTTCGTTTCCCCGGAGATCATCCAGGCCGTGGCGGCTGATGTCATCGCCCACCGTCTGGTGCTTTCCCCGGAGGCACGCTACTCCGGCATCACCGCAAGGCGGATCGTGGCGGACATCATCGAGGAAACCCCAGTCCCGGTCTAG
- a CDS encoding DUF58 domain-containing protein translates to MNPPATTTTSRPGFFTRFTHAWYSQGAAIGYFFSRRFRPAGAGLVIVIVLMAGLGFGHRKDPVYQIFSLAVGMGVIALPWAFIRRAKIQAKRELPLYATAGETIRYTVRVTNTGAWHLRRAWLTETPPDPRPGLMEFFLRREPGEEDRNAFDRKFAFYRWRWLIDGRRAFDGGDSTEMLDLNPGKTARVEASITPARRGVIRLDDLRILLPDPFGLVQNCRKVTTPPSTLTVLPKRHPLPTFEMPGGSRFQAGDENATNAIGNTGEFVGLRDYRPGDPLRQIHWKSWARTGRPIVKELEDTYYPRYGLVLDTFLTGANEAFFEDAVSVAASFVALIDRGDSLLDLMFIKDQAHMVTAGRGLARMEKLLEVLAGVEGEHDPQFGQLSRLILRHREDLTSCVVVLAGWDGERAAFLSTLARGGMACVPIIIGDGEKPPGTPGYWLRSGFIGPDLLKLPRKLDAYH, encoded by the coding sequence ATGAATCCGCCGGCCACCACCACCACCTCCCGGCCCGGGTTTTTCACCCGCTTCACCCATGCGTGGTATTCACAGGGCGCGGCGATCGGCTACTTCTTCTCCCGCCGCTTCCGGCCTGCGGGAGCGGGACTCGTCATCGTCATCGTGCTGATGGCGGGGCTGGGCTTCGGCCACCGGAAGGACCCCGTCTATCAGATTTTCTCGCTGGCGGTGGGCATGGGCGTCATCGCACTGCCGTGGGCCTTCATCCGCCGCGCGAAGATCCAGGCGAAACGGGAACTGCCACTCTACGCCACCGCGGGTGAAACCATCCGCTACACCGTGCGCGTGACCAACACCGGTGCATGGCACCTGCGCCGCGCATGGCTGACGGAAACCCCGCCGGATCCCCGGCCTGGGTTGATGGAGTTCTTCCTCCGCCGTGAACCAGGAGAAGAGGACCGCAATGCCTTCGACCGGAAGTTCGCCTTCTACCGCTGGCGCTGGCTGATCGACGGCCGCCGCGCCTTCGACGGCGGGGACTCCACGGAGATGCTGGACCTGAACCCGGGAAAAACGGCCCGCGTGGAGGCCTCCATCACCCCCGCGCGGCGCGGCGTCATCCGGCTGGACGACCTGCGCATCCTGCTGCCGGACCCTTTCGGGCTGGTCCAGAACTGCCGGAAAGTCACCACCCCGCCCAGCACCCTGACCGTGCTGCCCAAGCGGCATCCCCTGCCGACCTTCGAAATGCCCGGCGGCTCCCGCTTCCAGGCGGGTGATGAGAACGCCACCAACGCCATCGGCAACACCGGGGAATTCGTCGGTCTGCGCGACTACCGCCCGGGGGATCCGCTGCGGCAGATCCACTGGAAAAGCTGGGCGCGCACCGGCCGCCCGATCGTCAAGGAACTGGAGGACACCTACTACCCCCGCTACGGGCTGGTGCTGGACACTTTCCTCACGGGGGCGAACGAGGCGTTCTTCGAGGATGCTGTGTCCGTCGCCGCGTCCTTCGTGGCGCTCATCGACCGTGGTGACTCGCTGCTGGACCTGATGTTCATCAAGGACCAGGCGCACATGGTCACCGCCGGGCGCGGACTGGCCCGCATGGAAAAACTGCTGGAGGTCCTGGCGGGAGTGGAGGGAGAGCATGACCCGCAGTTCGGCCAGCTCAGCCGGCTGATCCTCCGCCACCGGGAGGATCTCACCTCCTGTGTGGTGGTGCTGGCGGGCTGGGACGGGGAACGCGCCGCTTTCCTTTCCACTCTGGCCAGGGGTGGCATGGCCTGCGTGCCCATCATTATCGGTGACGGGGAAAAGCCTCCCGGCACCCCCGGCTACTGGCTGCGCAGCGGCTTCATCGGCCCGGACCTGCTGAAACTGCCACGGAAGCTCGACGCCTATCATTGA
- a CDS encoding transglutaminase domain-containing protein: MTEHMVIAVGMALVVEAAHWLRLRWHFDDTAYIRAWQLTQISAACLAVYVWLEGDRLSALQRLMSWLPALFLPVQLAQIYGLKDSMPLSTFSFFARQRQLRNERLGLRDTSTRLNFGNVFFVSCLVAATLGPLAESVWFLNGLLFLIGWAVLAALRTRLAPLLLALAFAGGFAVTGQASLKIANEKLLRYYRGGHDGPRNPNVTDTAIGSLGEIKQSKDIQWRLRVNGNGMPPTHLKTIVFNKYRNAEWINQRAEGRDKDFDWLAIDEITEGSNQFVISPSETDPPVEAKLPSFRLRGKVEEESQLPLPGSAAIIHGFKLETIDHNSMGTVRINPSNAIIDGTVFWKHRSTIEVPPERQDYLLPKLEESTILRIAAEIGLHGEPTLKGKLDLISGWFAREFKYTRYLTTPVPGEFALRRKGRENMSRGNAIAVFLTNHREGHCEYFATAASLLLRAAGTPSRYAVGFSVREMDGRRNEFLIRGTHAHAWCRVWDEEKEQWIDFDPTPGNWLAMEGIRPDWKQPFKDWLLRVREDFALWRTDTENRTGLAIGMMSFAVIALAFIGRRLWRSKHMVGPKASGRPVFDITRTPLHELEPMARKILGPRPPGLPFSRWLSGLRGMLGDAGQLDEAIQLHQRLRYDPEPPGSTPVERLKTLVDGIKDKLKAEG; the protein is encoded by the coding sequence ATGACGGAGCATATGGTCATCGCGGTGGGAATGGCGCTGGTGGTGGAGGCCGCCCACTGGCTGCGCCTGCGCTGGCACTTCGATGACACGGCCTACATCCGCGCATGGCAGCTCACCCAGATTTCCGCCGCCTGCCTGGCCGTATATGTCTGGCTGGAGGGTGACCGGCTCAGCGCCCTGCAAAGGCTGATGTCCTGGCTGCCCGCGCTTTTCCTGCCCGTGCAGCTCGCCCAGATCTACGGACTGAAGGACTCCATGCCGCTCAGCACTTTTTCCTTCTTCGCCCGCCAGCGGCAGTTGAGGAACGAGCGGCTGGGGCTGCGGGACACGTCCACACGCCTGAACTTCGGCAACGTGTTTTTCGTCTCCTGTCTGGTCGCAGCCACGCTCGGCCCCCTCGCGGAGAGCGTCTGGTTTCTCAACGGCCTCCTGTTCCTGATCGGGTGGGCCGTTCTCGCCGCCCTGAGAACGAGATTGGCTCCCCTGCTGCTGGCACTGGCCTTCGCCGGAGGCTTCGCCGTGACGGGACAGGCTTCGCTGAAAATCGCCAACGAGAAACTCCTCCGCTATTACCGGGGCGGCCACGACGGCCCGCGCAACCCGAACGTGACGGACACCGCCATCGGCTCCCTGGGCGAGATCAAGCAGAGCAAGGACATCCAGTGGCGGCTGCGCGTGAACGGCAACGGGATGCCGCCCACCCACCTGAAGACCATCGTCTTCAACAAATACCGCAACGCGGAATGGATCAACCAACGCGCCGAAGGCAGGGACAAGGACTTCGACTGGCTGGCCATCGACGAAATCACCGAAGGTTCCAACCAGTTCGTCATCTCCCCCAGTGAAACGGATCCACCGGTGGAGGCGAAGCTCCCATCCTTCCGCCTCCGTGGAAAGGTGGAGGAGGAAAGCCAGCTACCGCTGCCGGGAAGCGCCGCCATCATCCACGGCTTCAAGCTTGAGACCATCGACCACAATTCGATGGGGACGGTGCGGATCAATCCGTCGAACGCCATCATCGACGGCACCGTCTTCTGGAAGCACCGGTCCACCATCGAGGTTCCGCCGGAAAGGCAGGACTACCTCCTTCCGAAGCTGGAGGAAAGCACGATCCTCAGGATCGCGGCGGAGATCGGCCTGCATGGTGAACCCACCCTGAAGGGAAAGCTCGATCTGATCTCCGGGTGGTTCGCGAGGGAGTTCAAATACACGCGCTACCTGACGACTCCGGTGCCGGGCGAGTTCGCGCTCCGGCGGAAGGGCCGGGAAAACATGAGCCGCGGCAATGCCATCGCGGTGTTCCTCACCAACCACCGGGAGGGCCACTGCGAGTACTTCGCCACCGCAGCCTCCCTGCTCCTGCGCGCCGCCGGAACACCCAGCCGTTACGCCGTTGGCTTCTCCGTGAGGGAAATGGATGGCAGGCGGAACGAGTTCCTCATCCGCGGCACGCACGCCCACGCCTGGTGCCGCGTGTGGGATGAGGAAAAGGAACAGTGGATCGACTTCGACCCTACGCCCGGCAACTGGCTGGCCATGGAAGGCATCCGCCCGGACTGGAAGCAACCTTTCAAGGACTGGCTGCTGCGCGTCCGCGAAGACTTCGCGCTCTGGCGGACGGATACGGAAAACCGGACCGGCCTCGCCATCGGGATGATGTCCTTCGCCGTGATCGCCCTCGCTTTCATCGGCCGGAGGTTGTGGCGGTCGAAGCACATGGTGGGGCCGAAGGCATCAGGCCGCCCGGTGTTCGACATCACCCGCACGCCGCTGCATGAACTGGAACCCATGGCCCGGAAGATCCTCGGCCCCCGCCCGCCGGGCCTGCCGTTTTCCCGGTGGTTGTCGGGCTTGCGCGGCATGCTCGGAGATGCCGGCCAACTGGATGAAGCCATCCAGCTCCACCAACGCCTGCGCTATGATCCGGAGCCGCCGGGGTCCACTCCGGTGGAGCGGCTGAAGACGTTGGTCGATGGGATCAAGGACAAGCTGAAGGCGGAGGGTTGA
- a CDS encoding DUF3592 domain-containing protein, translating into MAQLAPWRIKMVRCIIAALAMGVGGLLAWAVWFHQMEDHRKVAGWTKVPCTILRWDMQVSETSWGPNATRYCFYRYEYGGKTYTGQNYDEATDWPVDLRDFEEEGVAARQGPAFCYVNPERPTEASFRGPRAWFPWSLTGGGLLLFLAGFIFFILTFIPRRPLPPEMADLRMRRRALCGMGLGLILAALVIAKRQDLWEGVEGQILRSKLVPVPAKIEATGLSEAKGTGKNRNITYNMMSVVYSYEHGGRKWHADRWFYHEVSRMGGSKEDARETLSQYPRGKEVTAWIHPEKPWIATLDRGLSWSLAWAVMPATLFFGGLHAFRVGWKLKR; encoded by the coding sequence ATGGCCCAGCTAGCTCCATGGAGGATCAAGATGGTCCGCTGCATCATCGCGGCACTGGCGATGGGCGTCGGTGGATTGCTGGCGTGGGCTGTCTGGTTCCATCAAATGGAGGACCACCGCAAGGTTGCGGGGTGGACAAAAGTTCCCTGCACGATCCTCCGCTGGGACATGCAGGTCAGCGAGACATCCTGGGGGCCGAACGCGACCCGTTACTGCTTCTACCGCTATGAATACGGCGGCAAGACCTACACCGGGCAGAACTATGACGAAGCCACCGACTGGCCGGTGGACCTGCGGGATTTCGAGGAGGAAGGTGTCGCCGCCAGGCAGGGTCCGGCATTCTGTTACGTGAATCCGGAAAGACCGACTGAGGCCAGCTTCCGCGGGCCGCGGGCGTGGTTTCCGTGGTCGCTCACCGGCGGCGGGCTGCTCCTCTTTCTGGCAGGCTTCATCTTTTTCATCCTCACCTTCATCCCGCGCCGTCCCCTGCCGCCGGAAATGGCGGACCTGCGGATGCGCCGGCGGGCGTTGTGCGGGATGGGCCTCGGGCTGATACTGGCAGCGCTCGTGATCGCGAAGCGGCAGGATCTTTGGGAAGGCGTCGAAGGCCAGATCCTGAGATCAAAGCTGGTCCCTGTCCCGGCGAAGATCGAGGCTACCGGTCTTTCCGAAGCAAAAGGCACGGGGAAGAACCGGAACATCACCTACAACATGATGAGCGTGGTGTATTCCTACGAGCATGGCGGCAGGAAATGGCACGCGGACCGTTGGTTCTACCATGAGGTCAGCAGGATGGGCGGCAGCAAGGAGGACGCACGGGAGACGCTTTCCCAGTACCCGCGCGGAAAGGAAGTCACCGCATGGATCCATCCGGAGAAACCATGGATCGCCACGCTGGACCGCGGACTGTCATGGTCGCTGGCATGGGCGGTGATGCCCGCCACCTTGTTCTTCGGCGGGCTGCACGCATTCCGGGTTGGCTGGAAGCTGAAGCGTTGA
- a CDS encoding ferritin-like domain-containing protein, whose product MNYQKWVRHFENNGRHRPEPDWQAPLELTGGTLEKLTRSIQQFQLGDGGGPAYLIAWNREQYLSDPAMKRVIDLWFKEEREHSRLLGDMLKRLGGEEIQGHWSFSLFCAVRKFLGVRFELQALLGTEIVSNVYYKMLRKHGKDSALRSMCDLIIRDETGHIAFHRARLADEAAGGQCHGMLWAGMFRLRALMAGTVLWVNHRGAVVALGGTDAEFYRTIWRDAGNFIHQLRKEAVWSRNLRRIGRRISARIGGLCG is encoded by the coding sequence ATGAACTATCAGAAATGGGTCAGGCATTTTGAGAACAACGGAAGACACCGGCCGGAACCGGACTGGCAGGCACCGCTGGAACTCACCGGTGGCACCTTGGAAAAGCTCACCCGTTCCATCCAGCAGTTCCAGCTCGGGGATGGCGGTGGCCCCGCCTACCTCATCGCCTGGAACAGGGAGCAGTATCTCTCCGACCCGGCGATGAAGCGGGTGATCGACCTTTGGTTCAAGGAGGAGCGGGAGCACTCGCGCCTGCTGGGCGACATGCTGAAACGTCTGGGCGGTGAGGAGATCCAGGGACACTGGAGCTTCTCGCTGTTCTGTGCGGTGAGGAAATTCCTCGGCGTGCGGTTCGAGCTGCAGGCGTTGCTCGGCACGGAGATCGTCAGCAACGTGTATTACAAGATGCTCCGCAAGCATGGGAAAGATTCCGCCTTGCGCAGCATGTGCGATCTCATCATCCGGGATGAGACGGGCCACATCGCCTTCCACCGCGCGCGGTTGGCGGATGAAGCAGCGGGCGGGCAGTGCCATGGCATGCTGTGGGCGGGCATGTTCCGGCTGCGCGCGCTGATGGCAGGCACCGTTCTGTGGGTGAACCACCGGGGCGCGGTGGTCGCGCTCGGCGGGACGGACGCGGAGTTCTACCGGACCATCTGGAGGGATGCGGGGAACTTCATCCACCAACTGCGGAAGGAAGCCGTGTGGTCCCGCAACCTCCGGCGTATAGGGCGGAGGATCTCCGCGAGGATCGGCGGACTGTGTGGCTGA
- a CDS encoding endonuclease/exonuclease/phosphatase family protein, with amino-acid sequence MPVKPILTAVLLLSAIAHASEPLRVLCFNLRYINKGDTGDRTWTARRDQAADVILKDKPDLIGIQEGLRPMLDDIAERVPGYVEIGGGREDGLAKGEYTALLVRADRFTIQQSGTFWLSDTPETTASTTWGNQVVRICTWAKLYDRTNKRAFHFFNTHLDHQTPLARQKGTELIVSRMAACGADGPFILTGDLNARPEDPLHGLLTTGPCGLVDVWAALHPGATPEESVTAHSFIGKPDGSRIDYIYASKVFTPVDSEVLRTHINGVYPSDHYPVRATLAFPVDQPVAPAQ; translated from the coding sequence ATGCCGGTCAAACCCATCCTCACCGCCGTCCTGCTGCTTTCAGCCATCGCCCACGCGTCCGAGCCGCTGCGCGTGCTGTGCTTCAACCTCCGCTACATCAACAAGGGGGACACCGGCGACCGCACCTGGACCGCACGCAGGGACCAGGCGGCGGATGTGATCCTCAAGGACAAGCCGGATCTCATCGGCATCCAGGAAGGGCTGCGGCCGATGCTGGATGACATCGCGGAAAGGGTGCCCGGTTATGTCGAGATCGGCGGCGGGCGCGAGGATGGTCTGGCGAAGGGGGAATACACCGCGCTGCTGGTGAGGGCGGACCGTTTCACCATCCAACAGTCCGGAACCTTCTGGTTGTCGGACACGCCGGAAACCACGGCTTCCACCACTTGGGGGAATCAGGTCGTGAGAATCTGCACGTGGGCGAAGCTCTATGACCGCACCAACAAGCGGGCGTTCCATTTCTTCAACACGCACCTGGACCACCAGACTCCGCTCGCCCGGCAGAAAGGCACGGAACTGATCGTCTCGCGCATGGCCGCCTGCGGGGCGGATGGTCCGTTCATCCTAACCGGGGATCTCAACGCCCGCCCGGAAGATCCGCTGCATGGCCTGCTCACCACCGGTCCGTGCGGCCTGGTGGATGTGTGGGCCGCGCTGCACCCGGGTGCCACACCGGAGGAATCCGTAACCGCCCATTCCTTCATCGGGAAGCCCGACGGATCCCGCATCGACTACATCTATGCCTCGAAGGTGTTCACGCCGGTCGACTCGGAAGTGCTGAGGACGCACATCAACGGCGTCTATCCATCCGACCACTATCCGGTGCGAGCGACGCTGGCCTTTCCCGTGGATCAGCCGGTGGCACCAGCGCAGTGA
- a CDS encoding sigma-70 family RNA polymerase sigma factor, with amino-acid sequence MLRFSRDRSDEAIRTLVRRHSPLVFATALRRLNGDHSAAQDVTQEVFTLLARKAASLHDVFLSGWLHRQACRRAANHVRTEQRRRRREKIAGEAMEAPGGTDRSPFLFRELDEALLKLPSPDRDAVILRFFEGKDHRQVGMKLGITEEAARKRVKRSLERLGCLLGKRGLALTGGSLEVKLLGMESLPVPEALVSRIAGNAAQAGSGSSTVLAFLKPMLAGSALASLAAGGTLAMRQPSHEPEKAPAITTTREREDRAEGYTILPAGSPLEAIISEIKRLKSGPAHTLTRLQLDTLLERIRIEQIPEFITLAEERLTPSEQIAAYEPLLKRWAAKDPDAALTHVLQSGMAARRDAAIWGNTLLGNLLTSWLERSRDAPAAWLIAHQDHPFLKPGGDGANLVGNISKGYYQHGNHAAVFRLIDALHLREAKMNAFKSIAGEGSMWVMNGKGKAERWIKFHRALELQGDPALKEEFSLRFWQNLANMEFSDLQEAMKSMTPRERFQVSLGVLSSGVSPKSTYDKSGSLKDRSFKKVIDHNEREAAAMEAGAAAGLPHEQALSLAGDALSRVLDNTEFSDWLSQHPELDLDDSILRRIRSELGANGGRIDDPKEAISLRWTAMIRDPELRLSAARAAFIRLLAVKSELAQRNLAMLPEELVSELTPMMPVTP; translated from the coding sequence TTGCTCCGTTTTTCCCGTGACCGCTCCGACGAAGCGATCCGCACCCTGGTCCGGCGCCATTCCCCGCTGGTCTTCGCCACCGCGCTCCGGCGGCTGAACGGCGACCACAGCGCCGCGCAGGATGTCACCCAGGAAGTCTTCACCCTGCTGGCGAGAAAGGCCGCCAGCCTGCACGATGTGTTTCTCTCCGGCTGGCTCCACCGCCAGGCCTGCCGCCGCGCCGCCAACCATGTGCGCACGGAGCAACGGCGCAGGCGGCGCGAGAAGATCGCCGGTGAGGCCATGGAAGCCCCCGGCGGAACCGACCGCTCCCCTTTCCTCTTCCGGGAACTGGATGAGGCGTTGCTGAAGCTCCCCTCTCCGGACCGCGATGCGGTGATCCTCCGTTTCTTCGAAGGAAAGGATCACCGCCAGGTGGGGATGAAACTGGGCATCACGGAGGAAGCGGCCCGCAAGCGGGTGAAGCGCTCCCTCGAGCGGCTGGGCTGCCTCCTCGGGAAACGCGGGCTGGCACTCACGGGAGGATCACTGGAAGTGAAGCTGCTGGGGATGGAATCCCTGCCGGTGCCGGAAGCGCTTGTCAGCCGCATCGCCGGAAATGCGGCGCAGGCAGGATCGGGCAGTTCAACCGTCCTCGCCTTCCTCAAGCCCATGCTGGCCGGATCCGCCCTCGCATCCCTCGCCGCCGGAGGCACGCTTGCGATGCGGCAGCCATCCCACGAACCGGAAAAAGCACCTGCCATCACCACCACCCGCGAGCGGGAGGATAGGGCGGAGGGCTACACCATCCTGCCCGCAGGCTCTCCGCTGGAGGCCATCATCAGCGAGATCAAGCGCCTGAAATCCGGTCCCGCCCACACGCTGACACGCCTGCAACTGGATACACTGCTGGAAAGGATCAGGATCGAACAGATCCCGGAGTTCATCACGCTCGCGGAGGAACGCCTCACACCCTCCGAGCAGATCGCCGCCTATGAACCGCTGCTGAAGCGGTGGGCCGCGAAAGATCCCGATGCCGCCCTCACCCATGTGCTCCAGTCCGGCATGGCCGCCCGGCGGGATGCGGCCATCTGGGGGAACACGCTGTTGGGCAATCTCCTCACCTCTTGGCTGGAACGCAGCCGGGACGCGCCCGCAGCATGGCTCATCGCCCACCAGGATCATCCTTTCCTGAAACCGGGAGGAGATGGAGCGAACCTCGTCGGCAACATATCGAAAGGCTACTACCAGCACGGGAACCATGCGGCCGTGTTCCGTCTCATCGATGCGCTTCATCTCCGCGAAGCGAAGATGAACGCCTTCAAGAGCATCGCCGGAGAGGGTTCGATGTGGGTGATGAACGGCAAAGGAAAAGCGGAACGGTGGATAAAGTTCCACCGGGCGCTCGAACTCCAGGGCGATCCCGCGTTGAAAGAGGAGTTCTCACTCCGGTTCTGGCAGAATCTTGCCAACATGGAATTTTCCGACCTGCAGGAGGCGATGAAAAGCATGACACCCAGAGAGAGATTCCAGGTCTCGCTCGGTGTGCTTTCCTCGGGTGTGTCTCCGAAAAGCACCTATGATAAATCAGGAAGCCTGAAGGATCGATCCTTCAAGAAAGTCATCGACCACAATGAGCGGGAGGCCGCTGCCATGGAAGCGGGCGCGGCGGCGGGCCTCCCCCACGAACAGGCTCTTTCCTTGGCGGGAGACGCACTCAGCCGTGTTCTCGATAACACGGAATTCAGTGACTGGCTCTCGCAACACCCGGAGCTTGATCTGGATGACTCCATCCTACGGCGTATCCGCTCCGAACTCGGCGCAAACGGAGGACGCATCGACGATCCGAAGGAAGCGATCAGCCTCCGCTGGACCGCCATGATCCGGGATCCGGAACTCCGCCTGAGCGCGGCACGAGCGGCGTTCATCCGGCTCCTCGCGGTGAAATCGGAGCTGGCCCAAAGGAATCTGGCAATGCTCCCGGAGGAGCTCGTATCAGAACTCACCCCCATGATGCCCGTCACGCCATGA
- a CDS encoding alkylphosphonate utilization protein translates to MSETTCPLCGMEDVMVGAGKCECLTCGHEWDADVAEEAAADRVVKDAFGNVLADGDVVAMIKDLKLKGSTVTLKVGMKSKPIRLVDGDHEISCKMEGLSIGLKACFVKKVQ, encoded by the coding sequence ATGAGCGAGACGACTTGCCCGTTGTGCGGGATGGAGGATGTGATGGTGGGTGCGGGGAAGTGCGAGTGCCTCACCTGCGGCCATGAGTGGGATGCCGACGTCGCGGAGGAAGCGGCGGCGGACCGCGTGGTGAAAGACGCCTTCGGCAATGTGCTGGCGGACGGCGACGTGGTGGCGATGATCAAGGATCTGAAGCTGAAAGGCAGCACCGTGACCCTCAAGGTGGGGATGAAATCAAAGCCGATCCGCCTGGTGGACGGGGATCATGAGATTTCCTGCAAGATGGAAGGCCTGTCGATCGGGCTGAAAGCCTGCTTCGTGAAAAAGGTCCAGTGA
- a CDS encoding nuclear transport factor 2 family protein: MKSIVIPLIASLLASLSFAAAQPDTKEITAADDARVAATMAADKAGLEKAFSDELHYAHSSGVVDTKASFIDILVSGKNKYLKMDYIKREFSFPAPTVALMTGQVRIKTESKEKGVNEFTLSYLGVWKQENGAWRFHSWQSARLPEPPPAN; this comes from the coding sequence ATGAAATCCATCGTCATCCCGCTCATCGCCTCCCTCCTGGCTTCCCTTTCGTTCGCCGCCGCACAACCGGACACCAAGGAAATCACCGCCGCCGATGATGCCCGTGTCGCCGCCACCATGGCAGCGGACAAGGCCGGACTGGAGAAAGCTTTTTCCGATGAGCTTCACTACGCCCACTCCTCCGGAGTGGTGGACACCAAGGCGTCCTTCATCGACATCCTCGTGTCCGGGAAGAACAAGTATCTCAAGATGGACTACATCAAGCGGGAGTTCTCCTTCCCCGCCCCGACGGTCGCCCTGATGACCGGCCAGGTCCGGATCAAGACCGAGTCCAAGGAGAAGGGCGTCAATGAATTCACCCTGAGCTACCTCGGCGTCTGGAAGCAGGAGAACGGCGCATGGCGCTTCCACTCGTGGCAGTCCGCCCGCCTCCCGGAGCCGCCTCCCGCCAACTGA